Proteins encoded in a region of the Agarivorans sp. Alg241-V36 genome:
- a CDS encoding ABC transporter substrate-binding protein — MNVLARLLCGFLLLFMPLEGLSKQKILVIESYHQEYSWDKSYIEGLESVLGENYQLTYFEMDTKRIPVSRHRSRGELAWQRYLDVKPDLVILGDDNALKYLGSRFAKTPLPVVYLGINNNPRRYHVHQRHNITGVLERPLIKRSISSIKPMFPEGLNRMLILFDDGTTAKTVLQEEFGGESQLSVSGVKLDLRLISRWDDWQQAVSSAKEQGYDAIAFGLYHTLRDSKNKYVEASEVIEWSSQHTPVPPFGFWDFAVGKNKTIGGLVLFGFEQGRIAGELAHSILTTDVEPHTLGPITAEKGRYLFSRSQLERHHLTLPRKMANKASFVE; from the coding sequence GTGAATGTTTTAGCTCGATTACTCTGTGGGTTTTTATTGCTGTTTATGCCCCTTGAGGGACTATCCAAGCAAAAGATTTTGGTGATAGAAAGCTATCACCAAGAATACTCATGGGATAAAAGCTATATCGAAGGCCTAGAGTCGGTACTTGGCGAGAACTATCAACTCACTTACTTTGAAATGGACACAAAACGGATACCCGTTTCCCGCCATCGCAGTCGCGGTGAACTAGCTTGGCAGCGCTACCTAGATGTGAAACCCGACCTGGTGATACTGGGTGACGATAATGCACTTAAGTATCTTGGCTCGCGGTTTGCCAAAACACCGCTGCCGGTGGTGTATTTAGGCATTAACAATAATCCTCGTCGTTACCACGTTCATCAGCGTCACAATATTACTGGCGTATTAGAGCGGCCCTTAATCAAGCGTTCAATCTCAAGCATTAAGCCAATGTTTCCTGAGGGGCTTAACCGTATGTTGATTTTGTTTGACGACGGCACCACGGCTAAAACGGTTCTACAGGAAGAATTTGGGGGCGAATCTCAGCTATCGGTGTCTGGCGTTAAGCTCGATTTGCGGCTAATTAGTCGTTGGGATGATTGGCAGCAAGCGGTAAGTAGTGCGAAAGAACAAGGGTATGATGCCATTGCGTTTGGCCTTTACCACACACTAAGAGACAGTAAAAATAAGTATGTTGAGGCTAGCGAGGTGATCGAATGGTCGTCGCAGCATACGCCTGTTCCCCCCTTTGGGTTTTGGGACTTTGCGGTGGGCAAAAATAAAACCATCGGCGGCTTAGTATTATTTGGCTTCGAGCAAGGGCGCATTGCCGGTGAACTCGCCCACAGCATACTAACCACCGATGTAGAACCGCACACCCTCGGCCCCATAACCGCCGAAAAAGGCCGCTACTTATTTAGCCGCAGCCAGTTAGAGCGCCATCACTTGACCCTACCTAGAAAAATGGCGAACAAAGCCAGCTTTGTTGAATAG
- a CDS encoding DUF1456 family protein, with protein sequence MTNNDILRRLRYCFNFNDNKMIAIFAQAELTVSRAEVSDWLKKDDDAAYRNLNDRTLAIFLNGLINEKRGKREGPQPEPEKRLNNNLILMKLKIALNLKAEDMLEVLGLTGFQLSKHELSAFFRKPDHKHYRVCKDQIMRNFLHGMQLKYRANPDEAPDFEWDEE encoded by the coding sequence ATGACTAATAACGATATTCTTCGTCGTCTTCGCTATTGCTTTAACTTTAACGACAACAAGATGATTGCCATTTTTGCGCAAGCTGAACTAACAGTGAGCCGTGCCGAAGTGAGCGATTGGTTGAAGAAAGATGATGACGCTGCTTATCGCAATCTTAACGATAGAACCCTAGCGATTTTTCTTAACGGCTTAATCAACGAAAAACGCGGCAAACGTGAAGGCCCGCAGCCTGAGCCAGAAAAGCGCCTAAACAATAACCTTATTTTGATGAAGCTAAAAATTGCGTTAAACCTCAAAGCAGAAGACATGTTAGAGGTATTGGGCCTAACCGGTTTTCAATTGAGCAAGCATGAGCTAAGTGCTTTTTTCCGCAAGCCAGATCATAAGCATTACCGTGTATGTAAAGATCAAATCATGCGTAACTTCTTGCATGGCATGCAGCTTAAATATCGCGCCAACCCAGACGAAGCACCCGACT
- a CDS encoding glutathione S-transferase family protein, with protein MGLLVDGKWQDKWYDTKQSKGRFVRSESQFRNWVTADGSAGPSGKAGFKAEAGRYHLYVSHACPWANRTMIFRKLKGLEEMIDYSVVHWFMGEHGWTFAPGEGVVSDPINSAEYLHQVYTAADPNYSGRVTVPILWDKQQQTIVSNESADIIRMFNSAFDQLGAKPGDYYPEALREDIDVINQRVYNNVNNGVYKAGFATNQEAYEEALHPLFVNLDYLELLLSEKRYLLGDTLTEADWRLFTTLIRFDAVYVGHFKCNLKRIVDYPNLDAYMRELYQIDGVAETIHFDHIKRHYYESHSTVNPTGVVPVGPILHLDKPHLRG; from the coding sequence ATGGGACTGTTAGTCGATGGGAAGTGGCAAGACAAGTGGTACGACACCAAACAAAGTAAAGGTCGCTTTGTGCGCAGCGAATCGCAGTTTCGCAACTGGGTAACAGCAGACGGTAGCGCTGGGCCCAGCGGTAAAGCTGGGTTTAAAGCCGAAGCAGGGCGTTATCATCTTTATGTCTCTCACGCCTGCCCTTGGGCGAACCGCACAATGATATTTCGCAAGCTAAAAGGCTTGGAAGAGATGATTGATTATTCGGTGGTGCATTGGTTTATGGGCGAACATGGCTGGACCTTCGCTCCCGGCGAAGGCGTGGTGAGCGATCCCATCAATAGCGCTGAGTATTTGCATCAAGTCTACACCGCTGCCGATCCTAACTACTCTGGTCGAGTGACTGTGCCGATTTTGTGGGACAAGCAACAACAGACTATTGTTTCGAATGAGTCGGCCGACATTATTCGTATGTTTAATTCTGCTTTTGACCAACTTGGCGCTAAGCCTGGTGATTACTACCCGGAAGCATTGCGCGAAGACATTGATGTGATTAATCAGCGCGTTTACAACAACGTAAACAATGGTGTGTATAAGGCGGGTTTTGCTACTAATCAAGAAGCCTACGAAGAAGCCCTGCATCCATTGTTTGTAAACTTGGACTACCTAGAACTGCTCCTAAGCGAAAAACGCTACCTATTGGGCGACACACTGACCGAAGCAGACTGGCGCTTGTTTACCACCTTGATCCGCTTTGATGCGGTGTATGTTGGCCACTTTAAATGTAATTTGAAACGGATTGTCGACTACCCCAACCTAGATGCCTACATGCGTGAGCTTTATCAAATCGATGGCGTGGCAGAAACTATTCATTTCGATCATATTAAGCGTCACTATTATGAGAGCCACAGCACCGTCAATCCCACTGGTGTAGTACCTGTAGGGCCGATTTTACACTTAGATAAACCTCACCTTCGCGGCTAA